The genomic DNA CACTGCGCACGCCCAAGAAGAGGTCCGCCAGAGGGCTGATGAGGTCGGTGCAGACGCATTCTTGACAAAGCCGTTCCGACCCAACGAACTCCGCGAGATGGCAATTAGTCTCGTCGGTCTAAACATTCTTAGCCGCGGCTAGCCACGACAGACATCCCGATCGTCGGGAAGTAGAGTCGGCTACCGCATGTTCTCCGCACCAGCAGGGCGTAAGGCTGCACGCGCGGCCTATGTCTCCCCTCCGGGAACACCGGCACCCTCGCGTCCACGACCGGATTCGAACCGTTTTGCCCCTGAACGAGCGACGTCCATGACTTGGCGTCCGAGATGTGTTTCTCGTTCGAGTCCGTCGGCGAGGGTCAATCCGATACCATCGAGCATGGCCCGGCGGTCGCTGCGAACGGTGTCCTGTGGGTAGGCCGCGATTAGGCTTGCGAGGGCTGTAGCGTTTTCCAAGGCCTCCCCGACGGGGGTAACTCTGTTGATGAGACCGATGGCAAGAGCTTCGTCGGCCAAGACCGTGCGCCCCGTCAGCAAAATGTCGAGTGCGCGGCCAAGGCCGACTATCCGCGACAGTCGTTGTGTACCGCCGTCGATGAGGGGCACTTCCCAACGACGTTCGTAACATCCGAACTTTGCGGTGTCAGCGGCGACACGTAGGTCGCACCACAGGGCGAGTTCGAGTCCGCCGGCGACACAGTATCCCTCGATCGCTGCGATCGTCGGTTTTGGGGAGTCGAGACGGGTGAACCCGAGCCAGCCGTCTTCGTGATCTGTGAGATCGAACGATTTTAGGTCGGCGCCGGCGCAGAAAGTTCCACCCGCCCCGGCAAGGATCGCGACTGCCACGGTGTCGTCATCAAAGAATCGGCGCCATGCGTCCCGTAGCTCGCGAGCGGTCTCGTAGTCAATGGCGTTGCGTCGCTGCGGGCGATCAATCGTGATGATTGCGACTTTGTCTTCGCGTTCGTATCGAACTGTCATCCGATCTCCTGCTCGACGAACCGATGCGTCACTCTACCGCGGTCCCATGTGCGCGTCTTGGTGACAGGGGTTCCTGCGCCCACTCGTTTTCGATACGGTGGCAACGGAGGGATTGGAACAGCTCGTGCGGGTAACAGTCATTTTGTTGGTATTTTCCATCGGTATCGGGGGGCCGCCGACCTGTGGGCAACAGATGCCCGTACCCGGTGGCAGCATTTTGCGATCTTTCGAACCGTTGGGCAGGTTTGGTGGCCATTGGGGTGTCGACATCGCCGCCCCTGTTGGCAGCACCGTGCAGGCGATCTTGCCTGGCACTGTGTCGTTCTCGGGGACTGTCGCCGGCGTGATGTCCGTTACGATCGCCCATGGTCGCGGGCTGAAAACTTCATACTCGTACCTGAATGGGAAGTCAGTGTCGGTTGGCGAGCGGATACCGGCGGGCGCAGCGATCGGCGTCTCCGGCGTTGACCATGGAGTGGGTGCACTTCATCTGTCGCTTCGACGGTTCGGACAATATGTCGACCCGATGTTCGCTTTGTCATGCGGAACACGCTCGGCCGTACACCCGTTTCTGGCTCCCGAGCAACCGTGACAGGGTGCCTCCCGTCCGCTCGCAGTCGGCAGGTAGTGCGCGAAGGGGTATCCTGCGCGACGTGCAACGCGGAATCCTTGGGGGAACATTCGACCCACCGCATCTCGTCCACATGTTTGCGGGCGAAGCGGCGTATCGCGACCTTGGTCTCGATTTCGTCACGTATGTCCCCAACGGCTCACCGTGGCAAAAGGCAGGGCGCTCCGTGTCCCCTTCGCAACACAGGTGGCAGATGACAAAGCTCGCCGTGGCTGGTGTTCCATATTTCGAGGCGTCCGATGTCGAGATAAACCGTCCGGGATGGACCTACACGATTGACACCCTCGAAGAGTTCGGCGAAGGCGACGACGTGACATTGATTTTGGGTGCTGACGCAGCTCGGAGCCTGCCGTCTTGGAACCGCGCCGACGACGTTCGTGCTCGTGTGCGCATCGCGATCGTGCCCCGGCCAAGCGATGACCGCCGCGACGTCGATGCTGCACTAGACGGTTGGGATTGTGTGTGGCTTGACACGCCCGCGGTGTATCTATCAGGGACGATGTTGCGCAAGCGTGGTCGCGAGGGCAGAAGTCTACGATTCCTGGTTCGCGAAGCCGTCTGGGAATATATCCAAGAACACCAGGTCTACAACGATGGTGCGTAGTCGGGGCGCCGCTCGGGGTGTTGGCTGGACTCTTGTGCTGATTGTTGCGTTTGTCGCGGCTGCGTTTCCTTGGTTGCAAGACCGGTGGGACCAGTGGTCGACGACCCTTCAGGACGAAGCCACGCAGGTGTCACCCTTTTCTGGCGTTGCGGCGCCGGACGGTAAGTCTGAGTCGATTCTCATCATCGTCGAAGATCAGCAGGGTGCGGTGGCTTCGATGGTCTTGGGGTCGCTGTCCGAGAGTGGCACGCCCGTGTTTGCGATTATCCCGAACTCAATCTTCACTCTGTTGCCCGGATACGGCGAGTTCAAAATACTTGAGACGACGTTGTTCGAGGACGAGCAGTTGGCGCGGGTGACAGTCGAAAACATGCTCGGAGCCCGTATCGACCGGGTACTTGCCCTCGGGCCGGGTGACATTTCGGCTGCGTTGCACACCGATATTGATGTTGAGCTTTCGACAGAGTTGGCCGTGCGCGATGAGTCTGGCGCAGTGCGTGTGGTGTTCGATTCAGGACGCCAGATACTTGACGGAGATCAGGTCGAAACGCTCATGTTCGTCCGCGGTGAGAGCGATCTTCTCGACTGGACCGAACGCCAGAGCAGCGCCTGGACAGCGATCCTTACCGCGATCCAACAGCGTCCCAACATTGCTGACCTGCTCGCGCCGACGAGTCCCAGCGCAGACTTGCTCAAGGCGATCGCTAAGGGTCCGAGAGTGGTTCTTGTCCCTGCACAACCGGTGTCGCCCGGGTCCGAAGGTGAAGGATTCGTGCTGAGTGGCTCCGCCGCTGAAGATTTTGTCGTGTCGAGAATCCCGTCATTGAAACTGTTCGACGGCAGTCGGCCTCGTGTTGAGCTCCTCAACGGCAACGGTGGCATCCAGTCGACTAGATCGATTGCAGAGGCGCTGATCCGTGCTGGTTTCAGAATCGTGCGGACAGACAACGCTACCAATTTCGACTTTGAACACACGCTCGTTGTAGCACAGGGGCGGGGGGCAAAGCAGGTCGCCGAGGTGGCCGCACGCGTGATTTCGGTCGACGAGGTCCTCATCGAACTCGACACTCCGTCCGGTGTCATCGACATCAGTATTATTGTGGGTAAGGACATCAATTCTGGAGAGGTTTAAGAGTCATTAGCGCACATCGAGAATCCGTCCGGGCCGCGCAAATCGCTGCAGCAGCGGTACTGGACAAGAAAGGTCTCAACCCCGCCATGTTGGACATGTCCGAGCTGATGCCCGTCATCGATATTTTTTTGGTGGCCACGGGGACATCGACGCGGCACGTCAAGACGCTGGCGCAAGAGATTGAGTATCAACTCAGGGAGCAGATGGACTATCGGCCGGTCCGCAGGGAGGGCCTCGACGCTGCACGATGGGTGTTGCTCGACTACGGCGATATCGTCATCCACGTATTTGATGAGGAGACGAGGGCGTACTACAACCTGGAGCGCCTCTGGGCCGACGCGCCGCTCATTGAGGTTGGACAGATCGCCCAGGAAGCCTGATACAATCCGCCGTCGGCGTTAGCCAACCAAACCCTACAATGGGGCTGTAGCTCAGCTCGGCAGAGCACTTGCATGGCATGCAAGGGGTCAGGGGTTCGAATCCCCTCAGCTCCACCAGAAATATTCTGTCTGCCCGAGGCTTTCGAGTCCCTGCCGGGCCTGCAAAGTCTCTACCCGTCTCTTGCCTTTTTGGAGTTCGCGCCTTCGGCGACGGTTCCGGTTGGGCTTTCGGTGGTGGCGGGATTGAGTTTCTAGGGTTCGAATCCCCTCAGCTCCACCGCACGAAATCACCCGGTCTCGCGGTGATTCCGCTGTGCCAAGGCTGGTCTGGCTGTTGCGAGATCTGCCGAGAGTCCACTCGCGGCAGAACTGTCAGACTACGAAATCTCCAGGCAGACTCGTGCTTCGGGTTCTCCCTAGACGGTGATTACCACGTTGCCGATCTTCTGGCCCGACTCCACATAGTGATACGCCTCAACGATCTGATCCAACGGATACCGCCTGTCAATCACCGGCTTGAACTCTCCCGATTCGATGAGCCGTTTGAGATATTCGACGGCCTCGGGGTCACGACGGGGTATCGGGAACACAAGTTTTCTCCCCCGAAACAGCGGCGTAAGGAGCGCCAGGATCGGTCCGTGCCAGAGGATGCCGACATCCGATGAGATGTATATTCCGCGAGGCTTCAGCAGCCGGCGGCAGCGTCGGAAGGAGCTCTTCCCGACCGCATCGAGAACCAGGTCGTACTTCTGGTCATCCTGGGTGAAATCCGTGGTCTGGTAGTCGACGACCCTGTCTGCCCCCAACCTTCCGACGAGGTCTACGTGGGCGGTGCCGCAGACCGCAGTCACGTCGGCTCCGAGGCTTTTGGCGATCTGGACCGCCGCCGAGCCGATCGCTCCGGTTGCGCCATAAATCAGCACGGCCTGCCCCTTCCGAACCTTTGCGCTCCTCAGCATGTTCAACGCGTAGTGGGAGCCTTCGGTGCTCGGAGCGGCCTTCTCGAACGTCGAGGTTGTGGGGATGCGTGCGATCAGCCGCCCGGCCCGGACCGTCATGTATTCAGCATGAGCCCCGAATGTCCCCTCGCAGTAGCCACACACTCTGTCAGCCAAGCTAAAAGCCGTTACGTCAGTGCCGACCGCCACAACTTCTCCAGCAAATTCGTTCCCTAGGACGGTGGCCTTCGGTCGACGGAATCCGCTGAAAAACCTGATGAGGAAAGGCGTGCCGCCGCGGTAACCGCAGTCGGTTCGATTGACCGTAATTGCATGAACCTTGATCAGGAGTTCGTCATCTCCGGGTGACGGTTTATCGAGTTCCTCGACCCGCACGATTTCCGGTGGGCCGTATCTGGTGCGAACTGCTGCCTTCATCTCAGCGTCAAGATTAGTGGGCGTCTCCACCATGGACGCCCTCCCTGGTCATCGCATGTGGGCGTTTCAAGAACTTGATCGCGGTGCGCCGGTTTCGAGGATCGCTGAATCGGAGCCGGTAAATGGCGATAAACGCGGCCCTACGCGATCCTGTATGTGGTGGCCTTGGTCTTGCGGGCGTCAGGAGTGGGGACGCAGGCGAGCGTCGGATCCCGCGCTAGTCTGGTGGCTGGATCGCTCGACAGGTCCGGCAAGGACGAATTCCGTTACGGTGGCCGCTGAATGTATCGTGGGACGTGCGTTCTCGGCAAATGGCCGTATCCGTACGCTGGACCGCTGTCCCTCACAAACACCTCGCAGGAGCACCATGCGCACCACTACCTTCACCTCAGAATCGGTGACGGAGGGGCATCCCGATAAAGTCGCCGATCAGATTTCCGATGCGGTCCTCGACGCTGCGTTGGAGCAGGATCCGTTGTCACGGGTGGCGTGCGAGACCTTGGTGGCACCGGGGTGGGTGGTCTTGGCCGGTGAGATGACAACCACTGCGAACCTCGACATCGATCGTATCGTTCGCGAGAAGATCATTTCGATTGGATACGACAGAAGCGAGCTTGGCTTCGATGGTTCGACGGTGGAGATTCGCAACCTCATGGGCCAACAGTCGGAGGACATTTCTCGCGGTGTCGACGGCTCGGAAGAGTCTCGTTCTGAGGGAGCTGATGAGTTCGACCAGCTCGGGGCCGGCGACCAGGGCATGATGTTCGGGTATGCGTGCGACGACACCGACACCCTCATGCCATTGCCGATCTATCTGGCACATCGGCTCAGCGAACAGCTTGCCAAAGTGCGAAGAAACGGGGCACTGCCGTGGTTGCGCCCTGACGGAAAGACCCAAGTGAGCGTCGCATACGAGGGCGGGTCCCCAGTCGGCGTCGACACGGTACTCGTGTCCACCCAGCACGACCCCGATGTCTCGCTCGACGCTGTCATCCGTCCAGCCATCATTCAGGATGTCATCACTCCGATCCTCTCCGATCGGTTCATGTCGGACGACCTGATCGTCCACGTCAACCCGACGGGGCGGTTTGTGATTGGGGGACCTGCGGGCGATGCCGGCATAACGGGGCGCAAGATCATTGTCGACACGTACGGGGGCATGGGTCGTCACGGTGGTGGGGCGTTCTCGGGGAAAGACGCTACCAAGGTCGATCGATCCGCGGCCTATGCGGCTCGGTGGGTCGCCAAACACGTTGTCGCCAGCGGCGCTGCGCGGCGCTGTGAACTCCAGG from Acidobacteriota bacterium includes the following:
- a CDS encoding crotonase/enoyl-CoA hydratase family protein; translated protein: MTVRYEREDKVAIITIDRPQRRNAIDYETARELRDAWRRFFDDDTVAVAILAGAGGTFCAGADLKSFDLTDHEDGWLGFTRLDSPKPTIAAIEGYCVAGGLELALWCDLRVAADTAKFGCYERRWEVPLIDGGTQRLSRIVGLGRALDILLTGRTVLADEALAIGLINRVTPVGEALENATALASLIAAYPQDTVRSDRRAMLDGIGLTLADGLERETHLGRQVMDVARSGAKRFESGRGREGAGVPGGET
- a CDS encoding M23 family metallopeptidase — encoded protein: MRVTVILLVFSIGIGGPPTCGQQMPVPGGSILRSFEPLGRFGGHWGVDIAAPVGSTVQAILPGTVSFSGTVAGVMSVTIAHGRGLKTSYSYLNGKSVSVGERIPAGAAIGVSGVDHGVGALHLSLRRFGQYVDPMFALSCGTRSAVHPFLAPEQP
- the nadD gene encoding nicotinate (nicotinamide) nucleotide adenylyltransferase, whose protein sequence is MQRGILGGTFDPPHLVHMFAGEAAYRDLGLDFVTYVPNGSPWQKAGRSVSPSQHRWQMTKLAVAGVPYFEASDVEINRPGWTYTIDTLEEFGEGDDVTLILGADAARSLPSWNRADDVRARVRIAIVPRPSDDRRDVDAALDGWDCVWLDTPAVYLSGTMLRKRGREGRSLRFLVREAVWEYIQEHQVYNDGA
- a CDS encoding LCP family protein, which translates into the protein MVRSRGAARGVGWTLVLIVAFVAAAFPWLQDRWDQWSTTLQDEATQVSPFSGVAAPDGKSESILIIVEDQQGAVASMVLGSLSESGTPVFAIIPNSIFTLLPGYGEFKILETTLFEDEQLARVTVENMLGARIDRVLALGPGDISAALHTDIDVELSTELAVRDESGAVRVVFDSGRQILDGDQVETLMFVRGESDLLDWTERQSSAWTAILTAIQQRPNIADLLAPTSPSADLLKAIAKGPRVVLVPAQPVSPGSEGEGFVLSGSAAEDFVVSRIPSLKLFDGSRPRVELLNGNGGIQSTRSIAEALIRAGFRIVRTDNATNFDFEHTLVVAQGRGAKQVAEVAARVISVDEVLIELDTPSGVIDISIIVGKDINSGEV
- the rsfS gene encoding ribosome silencing factor yields the protein MSAHRESVRAAQIAAAAVLDKKGLNPAMLDMSELMPVIDIFLVATGTSTRHVKTLAQEIEYQLREQMDYRPVRREGLDAARWVLLDYGDIVIHVFDEETRAYYNLERLWADAPLIEVGQIAQEA
- a CDS encoding NAD(P)-dependent alcohol dehydrogenase, which codes for MKAAVRTRYGPPEIVRVEELDKPSPGDDELLIKVHAITVNRTDCGYRGGTPFLIRFFSGFRRPKATVLGNEFAGEVVAVGTDVTAFSLADRVCGYCEGTFGAHAEYMTVRAGRLIARIPTTSTFEKAAPSTEGSHYALNMLRSAKVRKGQAVLIYGATGAIGSAAVQIAKSLGADVTAVCGTAHVDLVGRLGADRVVDYQTTDFTQDDQKYDLVLDAVGKSSFRRCRRLLKPRGIYISSDVGILWHGPILALLTPLFRGRKLVFPIPRRDPEAVEYLKRLIESGEFKPVIDRRYPLDQIVEAYHYVESGQKIGNVVITV
- a CDS encoding methionine adenosyltransferase, whose product is MRTTTFTSESVTEGHPDKVADQISDAVLDAALEQDPLSRVACETLVAPGWVVLAGEMTTTANLDIDRIVREKIISIGYDRSELGFDGSTVEIRNLMGQQSEDISRGVDGSEESRSEGADEFDQLGAGDQGMMFGYACDDTDTLMPLPIYLAHRLSEQLAKVRRNGALPWLRPDGKTQVSVAYEGGSPVGVDTVLVSTQHDPDVSLDAVIRPAIIQDVITPILSDRFMSDDLIVHVNPTGRFVIGGPAGDAGITGRKIIVDTYGGMGRHGGGAFSGKDATKVDRSAAYAARWVAKHVVASGAARRCELQVAYAIGIANPVSVLVETFGTETVDPRQIEAAISKVFDLRPAAIIDALDLRHPRFSAASTYGHFGRRGPMFTWEETSRLDVFASVVGL